A DNA window from Chryseobacterium sp. MEBOG06 contains the following coding sequences:
- a CDS encoding transposase yields MENKTLEEASEEQILKTEVFENGDSRKQLLARSRYLLYKSREKWTLSQRQRASILFAQYPDLEKAYGLTDGLRKIYNQPITKSVAMTKLAHWFRKVEEAGFTSFSTLRKTIMHHYRDILNYFDKRSTNAAAESFNAKIKNFRMQLRGVKDRSFFLFRLTKLFA; encoded by the coding sequence ATGGAAAATAAGACTCTTGAAGAAGCCTCTGAAGAGCAAATTTTAAAGACGGAAGTATTTGAAAATGGAGATTCCCGCAAACAGCTTCTGGCAAGAAGCAGGTATCTGCTTTACAAGAGCCGGGAAAAATGGACGCTGTCCCAGAGGCAAAGAGCTTCCATCCTTTTTGCTCAATATCCTGATCTGGAAAAAGCGTATGGATTAACCGATGGCCTTAGAAAGATCTATAATCAGCCTATTACAAAATCTGTGGCTATGACTAAACTTGCGCATTGGTTTAGAAAGGTTGAAGAAGCAGGTTTTACCTCTTTTTCCACCTTAAGAAAGACCATAATGCACCATTACAGAGATATTCTAAATTATTTTGATAAAAGAAGCACTAACGCAGCGGCTGAATCTTTCAATGCTAAAATCAAAAACTTTAGGATGCAGCTCAGAGGGGTGAAGGACAGATCATTTTTTTTATTCAGATTAACCAAACTTTTTGCGTAG
- a CDS encoding SdpA family antimicrobial peptide system protein encodes MLDQMQKLGAKQKGFFFVCIFIFKISSVYFGNSPLNKSKETKKKYISFFPQGWAFFTKEPRDPLIYLFSFSNNKFDNVIDKNFSLNTFLGASRKSRIINVELQKIVNKIITDSIEYRSEEFLGINELKKNVINRNNNFTKVYIDKKYIPDINNGKYLIVIEEPLPWALLSKTSNYKAKFKIYPIQVVKN; translated from the coding sequence ATGTTGGATCAGATGCAAAAGTTGGGGGCTAAGCAAAAAGGTTTCTTTTTTGTGTGTATATTTATTTTTAAGATATCGTCTGTCTATTTTGGTAACAGTCCTTTAAATAAAAGTAAAGAAACAAAAAAGAAATATATTTCATTTTTTCCACAGGGATGGGCTTTTTTTACAAAAGAACCAAGAGATCCCTTAATTTACTTGTTCTCTTTTTCAAATAATAAATTTGATAATGTTATTGATAAAAATTTTTCTCTAAATACTTTTTTAGGAGCTTCTAGAAAAAGTAGGATAATAAATGTAGAACTTCAAAAGATAGTTAATAAAATTATTACTGACTCGATAGAATATAGATCTGAAGAATTTTTAGGAATTAATGAATTAAAGAAAAATGTTATAAATAGAAATAATAATTTCACTAAAGTTTATATTGATAAGAAGTATATACCCGATATAAATAATGGAAAATATTTAATAGTTATCGAGGAGCCGCTTCCTTGGGCTTTACTTAGTAAAACTTCTAATTATAAAGCTAAATTTAAAATATATCCAATTCAAGTAGTAAAGAATTAA
- a CDS encoding RNA polymerase sigma factor: MDHNNGSKTSDRYLLEKVLDGDHSAFSIIIRNTERLVAQIVFKMISNTEDRKDISQDIYLKTFKNLKQFKFQSKLSTWIGQIAYNTCLNYLEKKKMILLDYNFSDETQEEVLEKLAQQINSDNETEKQIFQKELSEILTTEIEKLPPIYKVLLNLYHQEELSYSEISQITQLPEGTVKNYLFRARKTLKISLLLTRKREEL; this comes from the coding sequence ATGGATCATAATAATGGAAGTAAAACCAGCGACAGATATCTGCTTGAAAAAGTATTGGATGGTGATCATTCTGCGTTTTCCATAATTATAAGAAATACGGAAAGGTTGGTAGCACAAATCGTTTTCAAAATGATTTCCAATACTGAGGACAGAAAAGATATTTCTCAGGATATTTATTTAAAAACATTTAAGAATCTGAAACAGTTTAAATTTCAATCAAAACTTTCTACATGGATTGGCCAAATAGCTTATAATACATGCCTAAACTATCTGGAGAAGAAAAAGATGATATTGTTGGATTATAATTTTTCGGATGAAACGCAGGAGGAAGTTTTGGAAAAGTTAGCTCAGCAGATCAATTCGGATAACGAAACCGAAAAACAAATTTTTCAAAAAGAACTTTCAGAAATTTTGACGACAGAAATAGAAAAGCTTCCCCCCATTTACAAAGTTCTCCTTAATCTTTATCATCAGGAAGAATTAAGTTACAGTGAAATATCACAGATTACACAACTTCCGGAAGGAACAGTCAAGAATTATTTGTTTAGAGCTAGAAAAACATTGAAAATAAGTCTGTTATTAACTAGAAAAAGAGAAGAGTTATGA